Proteins encoded within one genomic window of Cucumis sativus cultivar 9930 chromosome 3, Cucumber_9930_V3, whole genome shotgun sequence:
- the LOC101214476 gene encoding sec-independent protein translocase protein TATB, chloroplastic isoform X1, giving the protein MTSKISVSTLPFPPSSPTSTCSRLSPSTSTSSSILYPITPKFHLSLCNFPLGLRLFSPWTGLKHLGISTRGRFPGGIFAERRKRIPKGKAVFASLFGVGAPEALVIGVVALLVFGPKGLAEVARTLGKTLRAFQPTIRELQDVSREFKTTLEREIGLDEIESSVNSSYNASKSTYSNPPSVSKAEEFVSNSPFLPKAEELSVAEPTDDSSSASKAYSSEEYLKVTEEQLKAQDELQTNFVAQNQSGSQVQREGTVEEPATGAPELQNLDIGKVEESTASAPGPPGTET; this is encoded by the exons ATGACCTCCAAAATTTCAGTTTCCACATTACCATTTCCCCCATCTTCCCCAACATCTACTTGCTCAAGACTTTCACCCTCCACTTCCACTTCCTCTTCCATCTTATACCCCATAACCCCCAAATTTCATCTCTCCTTGTGTAATTTCCCACTGGGTCTCCGCCTTTTCTCTCCATGGACTGGTTTAAAGCACTTGGGTATTTCTACCAGAGGAAGGTTTCCCG GTGGTATTTTTGCagagagaaggaagagaaTTCCTAAGGGGAAAGCAGTTTTTGCATCTTTGTTTGGGGTTGGAGCTCCCGAGGCACTGGTTATTGGGGTTGTGGCTTTGTTAGTTTTTGGTCCCAAGGGCCTTGCTGAG GTTGCTCGGACTCTGGGGAAAACCTTACGTGCATTTCAACCCACTATTAGAGAACTCCAG GATGTTTCTAGAGAATTCAAGACCACGCTCGAGCGAGAAATTGGTctcgatgaaattgagagttcaGTTAACAGCTCATACAATGCCAGCAAATCTACCTACTCAAACCCACCTTCTGTTTCTAAAGCAGAAGAATTTGTTTCAAACTCACCTTTTCTTCCTAAAGCAGAAGAGCTTTCAGTGGCTGAACCAA CAGATGATTCTTCATCAGCAAGCAAAGCTTATAGCTCTGAAGAATACCTAAAAGTTACAGAAGAGCAGCTAAAAGCTCAAGATGAGCTTCAAACCAATTTTGTAGCCCAAAACCAGAGTGGATCTCAAGTACAGCGTGAag GAACTGTTGAAGAACCTGCCACGGGTGCTCCTGAACTCCAAAATCTTGACATAGGTAAGGTTGAGGAGTCAACTGCCTCAGCACCCGGACCTCCTGGAACTGAGACGTAG
- the LOC101214476 gene encoding sec-independent protein translocase protein TATB, chloroplastic isoform X3 — MTSKISVSTLPFPPSSPTSTCSRLSPSTSTSSSILYPITPKFHLSLCNFPLGLRLFSPWTGLKHLGISTRGRFPERRKRIPKGKAVFASLFGVGAPEALVIGVVALLVFGPKGLAEVARTLGKTLRAFQPTIRELQDVSREFKTTLEREIGLDEIESSVNSSYNASKSTYSNPPSVSKAEEFVSNSPFLPKAEELSVAEPTDDSSSASKAYSSEEYLKVTEEQLKAQDELQTNFVAQNQSGSQVQREGTVEEPATGAPELQNLDIGKVEESTASAPGPPGTET, encoded by the exons ATGACCTCCAAAATTTCAGTTTCCACATTACCATTTCCCCCATCTTCCCCAACATCTACTTGCTCAAGACTTTCACCCTCCACTTCCACTTCCTCTTCCATCTTATACCCCATAACCCCCAAATTTCATCTCTCCTTGTGTAATTTCCCACTGGGTCTCCGCCTTTTCTCTCCATGGACTGGTTTAAAGCACTTGGGTATTTCTACCAGAGGAAGGTTTCCCG agagaaggaagagaaTTCCTAAGGGGAAAGCAGTTTTTGCATCTTTGTTTGGGGTTGGAGCTCCCGAGGCACTGGTTATTGGGGTTGTGGCTTTGTTAGTTTTTGGTCCCAAGGGCCTTGCTGAG GTTGCTCGGACTCTGGGGAAAACCTTACGTGCATTTCAACCCACTATTAGAGAACTCCAG GATGTTTCTAGAGAATTCAAGACCACGCTCGAGCGAGAAATTGGTctcgatgaaattgagagttcaGTTAACAGCTCATACAATGCCAGCAAATCTACCTACTCAAACCCACCTTCTGTTTCTAAAGCAGAAGAATTTGTTTCAAACTCACCTTTTCTTCCTAAAGCAGAAGAGCTTTCAGTGGCTGAACCAA CAGATGATTCTTCATCAGCAAGCAAAGCTTATAGCTCTGAAGAATACCTAAAAGTTACAGAAGAGCAGCTAAAAGCTCAAGATGAGCTTCAAACCAATTTTGTAGCCCAAAACCAGAGTGGATCTCAAGTACAGCGTGAag GAACTGTTGAAGAACCTGCCACGGGTGCTCCTGAACTCCAAAATCTTGACATAGGTAAGGTTGAGGAGTCAACTGCCTCAGCACCCGGACCTCCTGGAACTGAGACGTAG
- the LOC101214476 gene encoding sec-independent protein translocase protein TATB, chloroplastic isoform X2: MTSKISVSTLPFPPSSPTSTCSRLSPSTSTSSSILYPITPKFHLSLCNFPLGLRLFSPWTGLKHLGISTRGRFPGGIFAERRKRIPKGKAVFASLFGVGAPEALVIGVVALLVFGPKGLAEVARTLGKTLRAFQPTIRELQDVSREFKTTLEREIGLDEIESSVNSSYNASKSTYSNPPSVSKAEEFVSNSPFLPKAEELSVAEPNDSSSASKAYSSEEYLKVTEEQLKAQDELQTNFVAQNQSGSQVQREGTVEEPATGAPELQNLDIGKVEESTASAPGPPGTET; this comes from the exons ATGACCTCCAAAATTTCAGTTTCCACATTACCATTTCCCCCATCTTCCCCAACATCTACTTGCTCAAGACTTTCACCCTCCACTTCCACTTCCTCTTCCATCTTATACCCCATAACCCCCAAATTTCATCTCTCCTTGTGTAATTTCCCACTGGGTCTCCGCCTTTTCTCTCCATGGACTGGTTTAAAGCACTTGGGTATTTCTACCAGAGGAAGGTTTCCCG GTGGTATTTTTGCagagagaaggaagagaaTTCCTAAGGGGAAAGCAGTTTTTGCATCTTTGTTTGGGGTTGGAGCTCCCGAGGCACTGGTTATTGGGGTTGTGGCTTTGTTAGTTTTTGGTCCCAAGGGCCTTGCTGAG GTTGCTCGGACTCTGGGGAAAACCTTACGTGCATTTCAACCCACTATTAGAGAACTCCAG GATGTTTCTAGAGAATTCAAGACCACGCTCGAGCGAGAAATTGGTctcgatgaaattgagagttcaGTTAACAGCTCATACAATGCCAGCAAATCTACCTACTCAAACCCACCTTCTGTTTCTAAAGCAGAAGAATTTGTTTCAAACTCACCTTTTCTTCCTAAAGCAGAAGAGCTTTCAGTGGCTGAACCAA ATGATTCTTCATCAGCAAGCAAAGCTTATAGCTCTGAAGAATACCTAAAAGTTACAGAAGAGCAGCTAAAAGCTCAAGATGAGCTTCAAACCAATTTTGTAGCCCAAAACCAGAGTGGATCTCAAGTACAGCGTGAag GAACTGTTGAAGAACCTGCCACGGGTGCTCCTGAACTCCAAAATCTTGACATAGGTAAGGTTGAGGAGTCAACTGCCTCAGCACCCGGACCTCCTGGAACTGAGACGTAG